The following proteins are co-located in the Amphiprion ocellaris isolate individual 3 ecotype Okinawa chromosome 7, ASM2253959v1, whole genome shotgun sequence genome:
- the LOC129349361 gene encoding protein YIPF6: MAAAEDSRPFAGLSDVSISEDIPVEGDISVPVGSSRRDDELSTLDEPVKETILRDLRAVGNKFVHVLYPKRSSALLRDWDLWGPLLLCVTLALLLQGGAADSDDQGGPQFAEVFVIIWFGSIIITLNSKLLGGTISFFQSLCVLGYCIMPLTVAMAVCRLVLLGGTGMVSFAVRLAVVTASFGWSTFASTAFLTDSQPPNRKALVVYPVFLFYFVIGWMVLTFSPSQ; the protein is encoded by the exons ATGGCGGCAGCGGAGGACAGCAGGCCGTTCGCCGGGCTGTCCGACGTCTCCATCTCAGAGGACATCCCGGTGGAGGGGGACATCTCGGTGCCCGTCGGCTCCTCCAGGAGAGACGACGAGCTGTCCACGCTGGACGAGCCGGTGAAGGAGACCATCCTGCGGGACCTGCGGGCCGTGGGCAACAAGTTCGTCCACGTCCTGTACCCGAAGCGGAGCTCCGCGCTGCTGCGGGACTGGGACCTGTGGGGCCCCCTGCTGCTCTGCGTCACCCtggctctgctgctgcagggagGAGCCGCCGACAGCGACGACCAGGGAGGACCGCAGTTCGCTGAG GTCTTCGTCATCATCTGGTTCGgctccatcatcatcaccctGAACTCCAAGCTGCTGGGCGGCACCATCTCCTTCTTCCAGAGCCTGTGTGTTCTGGGTTACTGCATCATGCCTCTGACGGTGGCCATGGCCGTCTGCCGGCTTGTCCTGCTCGGCGGTACTGGGATGGTCAGCTTCGCCGTGAGGCTGGCGGTGGTCACGGCGTCCTTCGGCTGGTCCACCTTCGCCTCCACAGCCTTCCTCACCGACAGCCAGCCGCCCAACCGCAAGGCGCTGGTGGTGTACCCGGTGTTCCTGTTCTACTTTGTGATCGGCTGGATGGTCCTGACGTTCTCGCCGTCGCAGTAG